One Syntrophaceae bacterium DNA window includes the following coding sequences:
- a CDS encoding prepilin-type N-terminal cleavage/methylation domain-containing protein, whose translation MRNRLNDTRGFTLTELVMAVAVGLVLLAAVSTAIVSGQRSSTGIERKVTTNQDARAALELMASEIRMASFNSTFEPNLWRDPVTCNAAANQNWRGIQEATATSITVEMDIESPNPSRTCGDNDGEIIRYAYDAANRRLTRENIRCPGGRNPANEMSFLGPIAGQPEVRTVEVVNDALPVFRYFDGTGAEIPHANLPNDIPRIRRIEIALLVQSADVDPSTGQPRRMAYSTSVIPRNHGIQF comes from the coding sequence ATGAGGAACCGGCTGAACGATACAAGGGGCTTCACGCTCACCGAGCTCGTCATGGCCGTCGCCGTCGGGCTTGTCCTGCTTGCGGCGGTCTCGACGGCGATCGTGTCGGGGCAGCGCTCCTCCACGGGGATCGAGCGCAAGGTGACGACGAACCAGGATGCGCGGGCCGCCCTGGAGCTCATGGCCTCGGAGATCCGCATGGCCTCCTTCAACTCCACCTTCGAGCCGAACCTTTGGCGCGACCCGGTCACCTGCAACGCGGCGGCCAACCAGAACTGGCGAGGCATTCAGGAGGCCACGGCCACGTCGATCACCGTCGAGATGGACATCGAGTCGCCCAACCCCAGCCGGACGTGCGGGGACAACGACGGCGAGATCATCCGTTACGCCTACGACGCCGCGAACCGCCGGCTCACGCGGGAGAACATCCGCTGCCCCGGCGGCCGCAACCCGGCCAACGAGATGTCCTTCCTGGGTCCCATCGCCGGTCAGCCGGAGGTCCGGACCGTCGAGGTCGTGAACGACGCGCTGCCCGTCTTCCGCTACTTCGACGGCACGGGCGCCGAGATCCCCCACGCCAACCTGCCCAACGACATCCCGCGGATCCGGCGCATCGAGATTGCCCTCCTCGTGCAGTCGGCCGACGTCGACCCGAGCACGGGCCAGCCGAGGCGGATGGCCTATTCGACGAGCGTCATCCCCCGCAACCACGGGATTCAATTCTGA
- a CDS encoding prepilin-type N-terminal cleavage/methylation domain-containing protein: MRHSQRVTLQKQVPAVPRPGRGASGFSLVELFITLVLLGIVLAIAVPSYRGWSDNSRLKGAARMISSDFYDARARAMAENRVYTVTYSPDPTNTYRIQAAAANGLAAVDETKTFDEYGTVRMTSVNGGAAAVTVTIQPRGSAAPAATIGIANARNSIGTITVLMTGRAHVTYTMQ; the protein is encoded by the coding sequence ATGAGACATTCGCAACGCGTCACACTCCAGAAGCAGGTACCCGCCGTGCCGCGACCGGGACGAGGGGCTTCGGGCTTCTCCCTCGTGGAGCTCTTCATCACCCTCGTGCTGCTCGGCATCGTGCTGGCCATCGCCGTCCCGTCCTACCGGGGCTGGTCGGACAACTCGAGGCTCAAAGGCGCGGCCCGGATGATCTCCTCCGATTTCTACGACGCGCGCGCCCGGGCGATGGCGGAAAACAGGGTGTACACCGTCACCTACAGCCCCGACCCGACCAACACGTACCGGATTCAGGCGGCCGCGGCCAACGGTCTGGCCGCCGTCGACGAGACGAAGACCTTCGACGAGTACGGGACGGTCCGGATGACGAGCGTCAACGGGGGTGCGGCGGCCGTCACGGTCACGATCCAGCCCCGCGGGTCAGCCGCACCGGCGGCCACGATCGGCATCGCCAATGCGCGCAACTCCATAGGCACGATCACCGTGCTCATGACAGGAAGGGCCCATGTCACGTACACGATGCAATAA
- a CDS encoding prepilin peptidase, whose product MDIFWGVVAFVLGAVVGSFLNVCIWRIPEGKSIITPASHCPKCGSPVRVYDNIPILSWLILRGRCRDCGGPISPRYPLVELLTAMLSLALLWLYGPGLQYLAAFLFAAALVVISFIDLDHQIIPDVISLPGIPVFLLLAVFFMGIGFWDALLGIVVGGGFLYLIAVGYELLTKREGMGGGDIKLLAMIGAFLGWQSLFFVVFASSILGALVGVVLIALKGKDMKYAVPFGPFLSIAAVLYLFVGPALTHLVLFRTLP is encoded by the coding sequence ATGGATATTTTCTGGGGCGTCGTTGCCTTTGTCCTCGGGGCCGTCGTGGGCAGTTTCCTCAACGTCTGCATCTGGCGAATCCCCGAGGGGAAGTCCATCATCACCCCGGCCTCCCACTGCCCGAAGTGCGGAAGCCCCGTCCGCGTCTACGACAACATCCCCATCCTGAGCTGGCTCATCCTTCGCGGCCGATGCCGGGACTGCGGCGGGCCCATCTCCCCCCGCTACCCGCTGGTCGAGCTTCTGACGGCCATGCTTTCCCTGGCCCTGCTGTGGCTCTACGGGCCGGGGCTGCAGTACCTCGCAGCCTTCCTCTTCGCGGCGGCGCTCGTGGTGATCTCTTTCATCGACCTCGACCACCAGATCATCCCCGACGTGATCTCGCTGCCGGGCATCCCCGTGTTCCTCCTGCTGGCCGTTTTCTTCATGGGGATCGGCTTCTGGGACGCCCTTCTCGGCATCGTGGTCGGTGGCGGGTTTCTCTACCTGATCGCCGTGGGCTACGAGCTTCTCACCAAGCGGGAGGGGATGGGCGGGGGCGACATCAAGCTGCTGGCCATGATCGGGGCCTTCCTGGGGTGGCAATCCCTTTTCTTCGTCGTTTTTGCGAGTTCCATCCTCGGGGCGCTGGTCGGGGTCGTTCTCATCGCGTTGAAGGGAAAGGACATGAAATACGCCGTGCCCTTCGGGCCCTTCCTGTCGATTGCCGCCGTGCTGTACCTGTTTGTCGGCCCTGCGCTGACGCATCTGGTGCTTTTCCGCACACTTCCCTGA
- a CDS encoding dTDP-4-dehydrorhamnose 3,5-epimerase family protein, with protein MIDGVRVKKLKVIPDERGRLMEMLRADDEFFERFGQVYMTTAYPGVVKGWHYHKRQSDNMTVVKGMMKIVLYDGRKGSATEGEVNEFFAGEHNPILIHIPPLVFHGFKCISGEEALVINVPTDVYRYDDPDEYRVHPHENDIPYDWGRKDG; from the coding sequence ATGATCGACGGGGTGAGGGTCAAGAAACTGAAGGTCATTCCCGACGAGCGCGGGCGGCTCATGGAGATGCTGCGGGCCGATGACGAGTTCTTCGAGAGATTCGGCCAGGTCTACATGACGACGGCCTACCCCGGGGTGGTCAAGGGGTGGCACTACCACAAGCGGCAATCCGACAACATGACCGTCGTCAAGGGGATGATGAAGATCGTGCTCTACGACGGCCGCAAGGGGTCGGCGACCGAGGGCGAGGTGAACGAGTTCTTCGCGGGCGAGCACAACCCGATCCTCATCCACATCCCGCCGCTGGTCTTTCACGGCTTCAAGTGCATCTCCGGGGAGGAGGCCCTCGTGATCAACGTGCCGACGGACGTCTACCGCTACGATGATCCTGACGAATACCGGGTCCACCCGCACGAGAACGACATCCCCTACGACTGGGGCCGGAAGGACGGGTGA
- a CDS encoding NTP transferase domain-containing protein, whose translation MKGIVLAGGLGTRMHPLTKVTNKHLLPVYREPMIYYPIRTLVNAGIDEILIVTGGNNAGDFLKLLGNGKEFGLKHLNYTYQEGEGGIAAALDLAAYFADGDKIVVVLGDNIIEKNIRRAVEAFKRQERGAKILLKEVPDPQRFGVPAFEGDRIVRIDEKPKQPASNYAVIGIYMYDATVFDVIKTLKPSNRGELEITDVNNHYIREKTITWDILDGWWSDAGTFDSLMYAGNMVAKTGANKIE comes from the coding sequence ATGAAAGGCATCGTTCTCGCGGGGGGGCTCGGCACCCGCATGCACCCCCTGACCAAAGTGACAAACAAACACCTGCTTCCCGTCTACCGTGAACCCATGATCTACTACCCCATCCGGACACTCGTCAACGCCGGCATCGACGAGATCCTGATCGTCACGGGCGGGAACAACGCGGGCGATTTCCTGAAGCTGCTGGGAAACGGCAAGGAGTTCGGCCTCAAGCACCTCAACTACACGTACCAGGAAGGGGAGGGCGGAATCGCGGCGGCGCTCGACCTGGCCGCCTATTTCGCCGACGGGGACAAGATCGTCGTCGTCCTGGGAGACAACATCATCGAGAAGAACATCCGCAGGGCCGTCGAGGCCTTCAAGAGGCAGGAGCGGGGCGCGAAAATCCTTCTCAAGGAGGTGCCGGACCCCCAGCGCTTCGGCGTGCCCGCCTTTGAGGGCGACCGCATCGTCCGCATCGACGAGAAACCGAAGCAGCCGGCCTCGAACTACGCCGTCATCGGCATCTACATGTACGACGCCACGGTGTTCGACGTGATCAAGACGCTGAAACCCTCGAACCGCGGCGAGCTGGAGATCACGGACGTGAACAACCACTACATCCGGGAGAAGACCATCACCTGGGACATCCTCGACGGGTGGTGGTCCGACGCGGGCACCTTCGACTCGCTGATGTACGCGGGCAACATGGTGGCCAAAACGGGGGCGAACAAAATCGAATAG
- the ribD gene encoding bifunctional diaminohydroxyphosphoribosylaminopyrimidine deaminase/5-amino-6-(5-phosphoribosylamino)uracil reductase RibD, which yields MTDEHYMKMALALARRGAPWACPNPLVGAVIVKDGRIIGKGYHRCCGENHAEINAIESATEPIRGSTVYVTLEPCSHHGKTPPCADRLVQEKPARVVIGTIDPNPVVSGRGIAMLKRHGIETRTGVLEEACRELNEVFFKFIRTRIPFVTLKFAQSLDGKIATATGHSRWISSEPSRVYAHRLRSLHDAILVGSGTIVKDDPELTCRLVKGRDPLRVVVDSTLRIGPGARVLQDQQRAQTLIFTTSAHDRKKRSLLADRGIEVRVAGRKRVDLAAVLEELGRREISSLLVEGGAGVLTSFIREGLADRLIVISAPKIFGKGTDAIGDLGVRTVDQAVPIVIRRVSHRHGDIIVDARFIHETHTKPK from the coding sequence ATGACCGATGAACACTACATGAAGATGGCGCTGGCCCTGGCGAGGAGGGGAGCCCCGTGGGCATGCCCGAACCCGCTCGTGGGGGCGGTGATCGTGAAGGACGGACGCATCATCGGCAAGGGCTACCACCGGTGCTGCGGCGAGAACCACGCCGAGATCAACGCCATCGAGAGCGCCACGGAGCCCATCCGCGGCTCGACGGTCTACGTCACCCTCGAGCCCTGCTCGCATCACGGGAAAACCCCGCCCTGCGCCGACCGCCTGGTGCAGGAAAAGCCGGCACGGGTCGTGATCGGGACGATCGACCCCAACCCGGTCGTCTCGGGACGGGGGATCGCGATGCTGAAGCGCCACGGGATCGAGACGCGCACGGGCGTCCTCGAGGAGGCCTGCCGGGAGCTCAACGAGGTCTTCTTCAAGTTCATCCGGACCCGGATCCCCTTTGTCACGCTGAAATTCGCCCAGTCCCTCGACGGGAAGATCGCGACCGCCACGGGCCATTCCCGGTGGATCAGCTCCGAGCCGTCCCGGGTCTACGCCCATCGCCTGCGGAGCCTGCACGACGCGATTCTCGTGGGCTCCGGCACGATCGTGAAGGACGACCCGGAACTGACCTGCCGCCTCGTCAAGGGACGCGACCCCCTTCGCGTCGTCGTGGACTCGACGCTGAGGATCGGGCCGGGGGCGCGGGTTCTGCAGGACCAGCAGCGCGCGCAGACCCTGATCTTCACCACGTCCGCACACGATCGGAAAAAGAGGTCGCTGCTCGCCGATCGCGGGATCGAGGTGCGGGTCGCCGGGCGGAAGCGGGTCGATCTCGCCGCGGTTCTCGAAGAGCTGGGCAGGCGGGAGATCTCATCGCTGCTCGTGGAGGGCGGGGCCGGCGTGCTGACCTCCTTCATCCGCGAAGGTCTTGCCGACCGGCTGATCGTCATCTCCGCCCCGAAGATTTTCGGCAAAGGGACGGACGCCATCGGCGATCTGGGCGTCAGGACCGTCGACCAGGCCGTTCCGATCGTCATCCGGCGGGTGTCACACAGGCACGGGGACATCATCGTCGACGCCCGCTTCATCCACGAGACGCACACGAAACCGAAATGA
- a CDS encoding UpxY family transcription antiterminator yields the protein MPWYAVHTRSRHESKVYDGLTLKSIHAFLPKIETWSRRKDRRKRIQLPMFPGYLFVEMATASNQERLDILKTPGVVKILGTARGNVPVPVPDEKIDAIRRLVDSKVEVQHYRYPKVGERARILDGPFRDIEGIVVKADPRKDLFVITIEILQRAVAIEMQGFQVERI from the coding sequence ATGCCCTGGTACGCTGTGCACACGAGAAGCCGCCACGAGAGCAAGGTCTATGACGGCCTCACCCTGAAGTCGATCCACGCCTTCCTGCCGAAGATCGAGACCTGGAGCCGCAGAAAGGACCGCCGGAAGAGAATCCAGCTGCCCATGTTCCCGGGGTACCTGTTCGTGGAGATGGCCACGGCCAGCAACCAGGAGCGTCTCGACATCCTGAAGACGCCCGGCGTGGTCAAGATCCTCGGGACGGCACGGGGCAACGTCCCCGTCCCTGTGCCGGATGAAAAGATCGATGCCATCCGGCGCCTCGTGGACTCCAAGGTAGAGGTCCAGCACTACCGGTACCCCAAGGTCGGGGAGCGTGCGCGGATTCTCGACGGGCCGTTCCGGGACATCGAGGGGATTGTCGTGAAGGCCGACCCCCGGAAGGATCTCTTCGTGATCACCATCGAAATCCTTCAGCGCGCCGTCGCCATCGAGATGCAGGGGTTTCAGGTGGAGAGGATCTAG
- a CDS encoding ribonuclease Z (member of metallo-beta-lactamase family; the purified enzyme from Escherichia coli forms dimeric zinc phosphodiesterase; in Bacillus subtilis this protein is a 3'-tRNA processing endoribonuclease and is essential while in Escherichia coli it is not; associates with two zinc ions), with translation MFSARLVNDPFGDPVVLLDVRYRREALLFDLGDIQALPPRVILKVDRIFVTHTHMDHFIGFDHLLRVCLGREKHLFLYGPPGFIDNVEGKLRAYTWNLVENYENDFRLWVTEIHPGHREAAVFACRQAFRPEAQRQAETSDGTVVERDAYRVDAVLLDHKVPCLAFRLDEKRRVNVKKNALAEMGLPGGAWINALKDCIHRNEPAESLFRVWWKGEDRRTVERVFPLGELKERVTKITPGQRIVYVSDVIDSPANRARIVEFARGADVLFIEACFLEEDRERAGEKYHLTARQAGRLAGLAGVKRFVLFHHSPKYRGREERFAEEAMGAFQEAYRDDGTPG, from the coding sequence ATGTTCAGCGCCCGTCTCGTCAACGACCCCTTCGGGGACCCGGTCGTCCTGCTCGACGTCCGTTACCGCCGGGAGGCCCTCCTGTTCGACCTGGGCGATATCCAGGCGCTGCCGCCCCGCGTGATCCTCAAGGTGGACCGCATCTTCGTCACCCACACCCACATGGATCATTTCATCGGCTTCGATCACCTGCTGCGCGTGTGCCTCGGGAGGGAGAAACATCTGTTTCTCTACGGGCCGCCCGGCTTCATTGACAACGTGGAAGGCAAGCTCAGGGCCTACACCTGGAACCTCGTGGAGAACTACGAAAACGATTTCCGCCTGTGGGTAACGGAGATACACCCCGGCCACAGGGAGGCCGCGGTGTTTGCGTGCCGACAGGCCTTCCGTCCCGAAGCGCAGAGGCAGGCCGAGACCTCCGACGGGACGGTCGTGGAGCGCGACGCCTACCGGGTGGATGCCGTGTTGCTCGACCACAAGGTCCCCTGCCTGGCCTTCCGCCTGGACGAGAAGCGCCGCGTCAACGTCAAGAAGAACGCCCTGGCCGAGATGGGGCTGCCCGGCGGCGCCTGGATCAATGCGCTGAAGGACTGCATCCATCGCAACGAGCCCGCTGAGAGCCTGTTCCGCGTCTGGTGGAAAGGGGAGGACCGCAGGACGGTCGAACGGGTCTTCCCGCTGGGCGAGCTGAAGGAGCGGGTCACGAAGATCACGCCGGGGCAGAGAATCGTCTACGTTTCGGACGTGATCGACAGTCCGGCCAATCGCGCCCGGATCGTGGAGTTCGCCCGGGGCGCCGACGTCCTGTTCATCGAGGCCTGTTTCCTGGAGGAAGACCGTGAGCGCGCCGGCGAGAAGTATCACCTGACGGCCCGGCAGGCGGGGCGGCTTGCCGGGCTTGCGGGGGTGAAGCGGTTCGTCCTCTTTCACCACTCGCCGAAGTACAGGGGGCGCGAGGAGCGCTTTGCGGAGGAGGCGATGGGGGCATTTCAGGAGGCGTATCGGGATGATGGGACACCGGGGTAG
- a CDS encoding 4Fe-4S binding protein — MAKGRIVIDRERCKECHLCILACKDALIVATAEFNSRGYHPVAPKDGESCTGCTMCAVMCPEAAIEVYRG; from the coding sequence ATGGCGAAAGGCCGCATCGTTATAGACCGGGAACGCTGCAAGGAGTGCCACCTGTGCATCCTGGCCTGCAAGGACGCCCTGATCGTCGCGACGGCGGAATTCAACTCCAGGGGCTACCACCCCGTGGCACCCAAAGACGGGGAGTCTTGCACCGGCTGCACGATGTGCGCCGTCATGTGCCCCGAGGCCGCAATCGAGGTCTACCGTGGATAA
- the vorB gene encoding 3-methyl-2-oxobutanoate dehydrogenase subunit VorB produces the protein MDKILISGNWVCGEAAIRAGCRFYAGYPITPQNELTEYMAEHMRRVEGGTFIQAESEIAAINMVLGASAAGARAMTSSSSPGISLKQEGISALAADELPAVIVNMMRGGPGLGNILPSQGDYFQATRGGGHGDYRTIVLAPSSVQELADLTMDAFDLADAYRNPVMILGDGMTGQMMEPVVFGKPRPRRYSEKYVLKGCGEGKSRFVRGLILDALRMEEHNWKLARKYSVIAQKEVRFETFRTGNAKLVIIAYGIAARIAKGAINRLRDSGYRVGLIRPITLWPFPAQIIRDTAERIGNFLVFEMSAGQMLEDVKLALEGRARVSFYGRPGGVVPTPAELAKAIVQEYQR, from the coding sequence GTGGATAAGATCCTGATCTCCGGAAACTGGGTCTGCGGGGAGGCTGCCATCCGGGCGGGCTGCCGGTTCTACGCGGGCTATCCCATCACGCCGCAGAACGAGCTCACCGAGTACATGGCCGAACACATGCGCCGGGTCGAGGGCGGCACCTTCATCCAGGCCGAGAGCGAAATCGCGGCGATCAACATGGTCCTCGGGGCCAGCGCCGCCGGCGCGCGGGCCATGACCTCCTCGTCGAGCCCGGGCATCTCCCTGAAGCAGGAAGGCATCTCCGCGCTCGCGGCCGACGAGCTTCCCGCCGTGATCGTCAACATGATGCGCGGCGGCCCGGGGCTCGGCAACATCCTGCCCTCGCAGGGTGACTACTTCCAGGCCACGCGCGGCGGCGGCCACGGGGACTACCGCACGATCGTCCTCGCCCCCTCGTCGGTGCAGGAGCTTGCCGACCTGACCATGGACGCCTTCGACCTGGCCGACGCCTATCGAAACCCCGTGATGATTCTCGGGGACGGCATGACGGGGCAGATGATGGAGCCCGTCGTCTTCGGAAAGCCGAGGCCGCGGCGCTACAGCGAAAAATACGTGCTCAAGGGGTGCGGCGAGGGCAAGAGCCGTTTCGTCCGGGGCCTCATCCTCGACGCCCTGCGGATGGAAGAGCACAACTGGAAGCTCGCGCGCAAGTACAGCGTCATCGCCCAGAAAGAGGTCCGCTTCGAGACCTTCCGGACGGGCAATGCGAAGCTGGTCATCATCGCCTACGGCATCGCGGCCCGGATCGCCAAGGGGGCCATCAACCGGCTGCGGGATTCGGGCTACAGGGTGGGGCTGATCCGCCCCATCACGCTCTGGCCCTTCCCGGCCCAGATCATCCGCGACACGGCGGAGCGGATCGGCAACTTCCTGGTCTTCGAGATGAGCGCTGGCCAGATGCTCGAGGACGTCAAGCTCGCCCTGGAGGGCCGCGCGCGGGTCAGCTTCTACGGGCGCCCCGGCGGGGTCGTGCCCACGCCGGCGGAGCTCGCCAAGGCCATCGTCCAGGAATACCAGAGGTAG
- a CDS encoding 2-oxoglutarate oxidoreductase, which yields MKKVFSRPKSLKNTAFHYCAGCGHSITHRLICDAIDQLGIRGITIGVPPAGCAVLAYNYFDVDMLEAPHGRGCAVATGIKRTLPDRVVFSYQGDGDLAAIGTAETFHAANRGDNITVIFINNAVYGMTGGQMAPTTLLGMTSTTSPPGRSATLDGHPIRMSEVLAGLDGVRYIERCAVNTPRNILRAGRAIRKAFQYQMDGVGFTMIEVLSQCPTNWKMTPAESCRWIDEVMTKTFPVGVIKDTGKGGTHAD from the coding sequence ATGAAAAAAGTCTTTTCCCGGCCCAAGTCGCTCAAGAACACCGCGTTTCATTACTGCGCGGGGTGCGGCCACAGCATCACGCACCGGCTCATTTGCGACGCCATCGACCAGCTGGGCATCCGCGGGATCACGATCGGCGTGCCCCCGGCGGGCTGCGCCGTGCTCGCCTACAACTACTTCGACGTGGACATGCTCGAGGCCCCGCACGGCCGGGGCTGCGCCGTCGCCACGGGCATCAAGCGAACGCTGCCGGACCGGGTCGTCTTCTCCTACCAGGGCGACGGAGACCTCGCCGCCATCGGCACGGCCGAGACCTTCCACGCGGCCAACCGCGGCGATAACATCACGGTGATCTTCATCAACAACGCCGTCTACGGGATGACCGGGGGACAGATGGCCCCGACGACCCTGCTGGGCATGACATCCACCACGTCGCCCCCGGGCCGGAGCGCAACCCTTGACGGGCACCCCATCCGCATGAGCGAGGTTCTGGCCGGGCTCGACGGGGTTCGCTACATCGAGCGCTGCGCCGTGAACACGCCCCGGAACATCCTGCGCGCCGGCCGGGCCATCCGGAAGGCCTTCCAGTACCAGATGGACGGTGTCGGGTTCACCATGATCGAGGTCCTCTCCCAGTGCCCCACGAACTGGAAGATGACCCCCGCCGAGTCCTGCCGGTGGATCGACGAGGTGATGACGAAGACCTTCCCCGTGGGCGTTATCAAGGACACCGGCAAGGGGGGGACGCATGCAGATTAA
- a CDS encoding 2-oxoacid:acceptor oxidoreductase family protein: MQIKTVFAGFGGQGVLMMGYSLAHAAMNEGLHVTYLPSYGAEVRGGTANCTVAVSDEEIASPVASQPDFIVAMNGPSLIAFQTRIAPGGAFFLNSSIIEGRPNRTDVTLFEIPAAGIASDLGNPRVQNVVMMGAYVKATRLVSADTYLKSLKSILGDRKKAAMDINRKAFSAGYEYID; this comes from the coding sequence ATGCAGATTAAAACCGTCTTTGCGGGCTTCGGCGGCCAGGGCGTCCTCATGATGGGCTACAGCCTCGCCCACGCGGCCATGAACGAGGGCCTCCACGTCACGTACCTGCCGTCGTACGGCGCCGAGGTGCGCGGCGGGACGGCCAACTGCACGGTGGCCGTTTCGGACGAGGAGATCGCCTCGCCCGTGGCGTCCCAGCCCGATTTCATCGTCGCCATGAACGGCCCTTCCCTCATCGCCTTCCAGACGAGAATCGCGCCCGGCGGTGCCTTTTTCCTGAACTCGTCCATCATCGAGGGGCGACCGAACCGGACAGACGTCACGCTCTTCGAGATCCCCGCGGCCGGCATCGCCTCCGACCTGGGAAACCCTAGGGTGCAGAACGTCGTGATGATGGGCGCCTACGTGAAGGCGACGAGGCTCGTGTCCGCCGACACCTATCTCAAGAGCCTCAAGTCGATCTTGGGGGACCGGAAGAAAGCGGCGATGGACATCAACCGGAAGGCCTTCTCGGCCGGCTACGAGTACATCGACTAA